The Methanobacteriaceae archaeon genome has a window encoding:
- a CDS encoding nucleotidyltransferase domain-containing protein, producing MNNRYEIAREFAKTINSQYIIKIILFGSVARHEDTTESDIDILIVSNFPEMIEEQIDNEVAWIMHDKNELISAHIMSEDRFNNTQHFSFLSNILSEGIEIG from the coding sequence ATGAATAACCGATACGAAATTGCTCGAGAATTTGCAAAGACAATAAATTCACAATATATCATTAAAATCATTTTATTTGGATCTGTAGCCAGACATGAAGATACAACAGAATCAGATATTGATATTCTAATTGTATCCAATTTCCCTGAAATGATTGAGGAGCAAATAGATAATGAAGTTGCTTGGATTATGCATGATAAAAATGAATTAATTTCCGCACATATAATGTCTGAAGATAGATTCAACAACACTCAACATTTTTCATTTTTAAGTAATATTCTTTCAGAAGGTATTGAAATTGGATGA
- a CDS encoding TIGR04255 family protein, whose protein sequence is MDKLNFKKNYIQEVLFRVDFRIIPELIEIGVPDKFVDIIKDDFMVFDENISEPNLWAYFDENYKKRIELTASSIVLSYDGDYYDTHFDILNDIGKIISILESYGVNTVNRMGLRYVNEIKPDKTIDDWNNWINPKLHNFNAIDSNLMLMRSLTQSQYRVGEYILNFTYGQFNSNYPNTDIGNDFILDYDVYTSSLTEISFIEEKFDELHSIIISLFKESIGEDLFKDLQEG, encoded by the coding sequence ATGGACAAACTTAATTTTAAAAAAAATTATATTCAAGAGGTTTTATTTCGTGTAGATTTTAGGATAATTCCTGAATTAATTGAAATAGGGGTTCCTGATAAATTTGTGGATATTATTAAAGATGATTTCATGGTATTTGATGAAAATATATCTGAACCAAATTTATGGGCTTATTTTGATGAGAATTATAAAAAGCGTATTGAATTAACTGCTTCATCAATTGTATTATCTTATGATGGGGATTATTATGATACACACTTTGATATTTTAAATGATATTGGAAAGATAATTAGTATTCTTGAGAGTTATGGAGTTAATACTGTTAATCGAATGGGTTTGAGATATGTTAATGAGATTAAACCTGATAAAACGATTGATGATTGGAATAATTGGATAAATCCTAAATTACATAATTTTAATGCTATTGATTCAAATTTAATGTTGATGCGATCCTTAACTCAATCTCAGTATCGAGTTGGAGAATATATTTTAAATTTCACATATGGTCAATTCAATTCAAATTATCCTAATACTGATATTGGAAATGATTTTATTTTGGATTATGATGTATATACTTCATCTTTAACAGAAATTTCATTCATTGAAGAAAAATTTGATGAACTCCATAGTATAATCATATCTCTATTTAAAGAAAGTATTGGGGAAGATTTATTTAAAGATTTGCAAGAGGGATGA
- the yhdJ gene encoding adenine-specific DNA-methyltransferase, with product MEKDNHLIILGDSLEIMKNMESSSVDLIFADEPYNIGKNFGNNKDSWESTEDYVEWNKQWISEAMRILKDDGTFYIMTATQYMPYIDVFMQENYHVISRIVWHYDSSGVQSKKYFGSLYEPILMCTKNKKAKYTFNHEDIMVEAKTGSKRKLIDYRATPPRPYNTKKVPGNVWNFNRVRFRMDEYENHPTQKPEKLLERIILASSNEGDIVFDPFGGSFTTSAVAKKLNRKSISIDYNPEFFKIGIRRLEIANEYNGEKLVKEKKRKTKNKSKKDHINSQTTLEMGNINGQTT from the coding sequence ATGGAGAAAGATAATCATTTAATTATTTTGGGTGATTCTTTAGAAATAATGAAAAATATGGAAAGTAGCTCTGTTGATTTAATTTTTGCAGATGAACCATATAATATTGGAAAGAATTTTGGTAATAATAAAGATAGTTGGGAATCAACTGAGGACTATGTTGAATGGAATAAACAATGGATTTCTGAAGCTATGCGTATTTTAAAAGATGATGGGACGTTTTATATTATGACGGCTACACAATATATGCCCTATATTGATGTTTTTATGCAAGAAAATTATCATGTTATTTCACGTATTGTTTGGCATTATGATTCATCAGGAGTCCAATCTAAAAAATATTTTGGATCATTATATGAACCTATTTTAATGTGCACTAAAAATAAAAAAGCAAAATATACTTTTAACCATGAAGATATAATGGTTGAAGCAAAAACAGGATCAAAAAGAAAGTTAATAGACTATAGGGCAACACCTCCAAGGCCTTATAATACAAAAAAAGTTCCAGGTAATGTTTGGAATTTTAATAGAGTGCGTTTTAGAATGGATGAATATGAAAATCACCCCACACAAAAACCTGAAAAATTACTTGAAAGGATTATTTTAGCTAGTTCTAATGAGGGAGATATAGTTTTTGATCCATTTGGGGGTAGTTTTACAACCTCTGCAGTTGCTAAAAAATTAAATCGCAAATCAATTTCTATTGATTATAATCCTGAATTTTTTAAAATTGGTATTCGCAGATTAGAGATTGCAAATGAGTATAATGGTGAAAAACTAGTAAAAGAGAAAAAAAGAAAAACTAAAAATAAATCTAAAAAAGATCATATTAATTCACAAACAACACTAGAAATGGGGAATATAAATGGGCAAACAACCTGA
- a CDS encoding protein kinase, protein MNDLNEFKREIYPWIELSEHPNIVSAFTADLDDNRRPYLLMEPILPNEQNHLTLTEYIESEDISEEQVLKWCIQFCNAMEYVNQKGYVHGDVKSDNILISEGIVKITDFGLVQLIDEPTTNEQYNYYLSNDLTDSFDISYDIYSFGIVIYQMINEGKLPLDGANNEEMKIYNETGEFPFINSDLYPIIRKCTQTDSKKRYSSFNELNNDLIKLLYEKYSQKIEKPKLIDFGNIRNSHRGHVAAIFNDIENCKKYYDMAISNSEDEIILFSYALDLIHLREFSEALPYLLRLKENPGILSLDRIYFNIGRCYHEEVCLYKSIEYYKKTIKLNNTFLKAYVNLGNVYKDFGLFEWVLDCYEYVLSYDENFPEALVNIVDLYEKMKDDKNYEKFKSRLDDNIFNPSLKYNVGLFFKEDNVSKFLKSMDEASKTYVSQIPALIKLFEYHLRNDNLLEVNKIFDEIFKLSDDVDLLTDLCFSYKNHGHYTESVVKIDYLYDNLEDNKEYVLLKKSKLIKDNNLNEAIDICKKLVGDEYSDEFKSKVYITLGILYSKINQNDSFNYFLKANSLNPKSIYPSLDLSIHYAKAGEYEIAEGYIDKGLEIDKTQYKLLFNKARLCQDQFKYEEAITYYNKCLMKFPTSDVYGFASYCFIKLDMLEQSAVYLKLAMNISDNEGYLKYLILYLSLLLGLNS, encoded by the coding sequence ATTAATGATTTAAATGAGTTTAAAAGAGAAATTTATCCTTGGATAGAATTATCAGAACATCCAAATATTGTTTCTGCATTTACCGCAGATTTAGATGATAATAGACGACCTTATCTTTTAATGGAACCAATCCTTCCTAATGAACAAAACCATCTGACATTAACAGAGTATATAGAATCAGAAGATATAAGTGAAGAACAAGTTTTAAAGTGGTGCATTCAGTTTTGCAATGCCATGGAATATGTAAATCAAAAAGGTTATGTTCATGGCGATGTTAAATCAGATAATATTTTAATAAGTGAAGGGATTGTTAAAATAACTGATTTTGGTTTAGTACAGTTGATTGATGAACCTACAACTAATGAACAATATAATTATTATTTATCAAATGATTTAACTGATTCTTTTGATATATCCTATGACATCTATTCATTTGGAATAGTTATTTATCAAATGATTAATGAAGGCAAATTGCCGTTGGATGGTGCAAATAATGAGGAAATGAAAATTTACAATGAAACAGGAGAGTTTCCATTTATTAATTCAGATTTATACCCCATAATTAGAAAATGTACCCAAACTGATTCAAAAAAGAGATATTCTTCTTTCAATGAGTTGAATAATGATTTGATAAAATTATTATATGAAAAATATTCCCAAAAAATTGAAAAACCAAAATTAATTGATTTTGGAAATATCAGAAATTCTCATCGAGGCCATGTGGCTGCAATTTTTAATGACATTGAAAATTGTAAAAAATATTATGATATGGCAATTTCTAACTCTGAAGATGAAATTATTTTATTTAGTTATGCTCTAGATTTAATACATTTACGCGAATTTTCAGAAGCTTTACCCTATTTATTAAGATTAAAGGAAAACCCTGGAATATTATCTTTAGATAGGATTTATTTTAATATTGGGCGTTGTTATCATGAAGAAGTTTGTCTTTATAAATCTATCGAATATTATAAAAAAACAATAAAATTAAACAATACTTTTTTAAAGGCATATGTGAATTTAGGCAATGTTTATAAGGATTTTGGATTATTTGAATGGGTATTGGATTGTTATGAATATGTATTAAGTTATGATGAAAATTTCCCGGAAGCTTTAGTTAATATTGTTGATTTATATGAAAAAATGAAAGATGATAAAAATTATGAAAAATTTAAATCAAGACTAGATGACAACATTTTCAACCCATCACTAAAATATAATGTAGGGTTATTTTTTAAAGAGGATAATGTTTCAAAATTTTTAAAATCAATGGATGAAGCAAGTAAAACATATGTATCACAAATCCCTGCTTTAATCAAACTTTTTGAATATCACCTAAGAAATGACAACCTACTTGAAGTAAATAAAATATTTGATGAAATTTTTAAATTAAGTGATGATGTAGACCTGTTGACTGATTTATGTTTTTCATATAAAAATCATGGACATTACACTGAATCCGTGGTAAAAATTGATTATTTATATGATAATCTAGAGGACAACAAAGAATACGTTTTACTTAAAAAATCAAAACTTATAAAAGATAACAACTTAAATGAAGCAATAGATATCTGCAAAAAATTAGTTGGAGATGAATATAGTGATGAATTTAAGTCAAAAGTTTATATCACTTTGGGAATTTTATATTCAAAAATCAACCAAAATGATTCTTTTAATTATTTTTTAAAGGCGAATTCTTTGAATCCAAAAAGTATTTATCCCTCATTAGATTTATCAATCCATTACGCGAAAGCAGGTGAATACGAAATTGCTGAAGGATATATCGATAAAGGTCTAGAAATTGATAAAACACAATATAAATTATTATTTAATAAAGCAAGATTGTGTCAAGACCAATTTAAATATGAAGAAGCCATAACATATTATAACAAATGTTTAATGAAATTCCCTACAAGTGACGTTTATGGTTTTGCTTCATACTGTTTTATTAAATTAGATATGTTGGAACAATCTGCTGTGTACTTAAAATTAGCAATGAATATATCTGACAATGAAGGATATTTAAAATATCTAATTTTGTATTTATCTTTATTATTGGGATTAAATAGCTAA
- the top6B gene encoding DNA topoisomerase VI subunit B — MPNQEAGTDWRNDFKNLTPSEFFRKNKQMLGFTGKIRSLTIVFHELITNSFDAAEEAGILPEIDIELKRVDKEHYILRLKDNGPGIPEDYVMRVYCSMFAGSKFRNIQSRGQQGLGCSGCVLLSQMTTGKPAHVISCYKENGEIKGVKMKFQMDVKNNRGILMEREDYPAESTGVCIELQFKEVSYSLAEQGAFEYIRRTMIGNPHAKITFRDPSGHKYIFKRAADIVPVLPKEVLPHPKGVSADDIMTMAQNTDSRRYKSMLTSSLSRMSNKRVDEISELTGIDMNKRPKDLTFPEAEAIVQCFKKMKFMAPPTDGLIPIGSEQIEKGMKQILKPEFVTTITRKPVTYQGGVSFIIEAGLAYGGKSGRVVKEQRKSEIMRFANRVPLTFDAGSCAITEALKSIDWKRYGLKDLDNTPLTLFVNIISTQVPYLSTGKQSVSPEPEIVHEIRQSTMKLARKLQKHLRAKKAAKEKEKRSKVFEDYMPVIIEEAAKLGETGVPEYQEVLAKVTKRALAELLGEKVEEEVEEEELDAIIMEEVDERGNAVEEGNSSLDNFIEDDVDDGFED, encoded by the coding sequence TTGCCAAATCAAGAAGCAGGAACCGATTGGAGAAATGATTTTAAGAACTTGACTCCATCCGAGTTCTTTAGGAAAAATAAACAGATGTTAGGATTTACAGGTAAAATTCGTTCATTAACTATCGTATTCCACGAATTGATTACAAACAGTTTTGACGCAGCAGAAGAAGCTGGAATTTTACCAGAAATCGATATTGAATTAAAAAGAGTGGATAAAGAACACTATATTCTCAGACTCAAAGATAACGGACCAGGTATTCCTGAAGATTACGTTATGAGAGTATACTGTAGTATGTTTGCAGGATCAAAATTCAGAAACATACAATCCAGAGGACAACAAGGATTAGGTTGTAGTGGTTGTGTATTACTCTCACAAATGACTACTGGTAAACCAGCTCATGTAATTTCCTGTTACAAAGAAAACGGAGAAATTAAAGGAGTTAAAATGAAATTCCAAATGGATGTAAAAAACAACCGTGGAATTTTAATGGAAAGAGAAGACTATCCTGCTGAAAGTACTGGAGTATGTATTGAATTGCAATTTAAAGAAGTTTCCTACTCTCTTGCAGAACAAGGTGCTTTTGAGTACATCAGAAGAACCATGATTGGAAACCCTCATGCAAAAATTACATTCAGAGATCCATCCGGACACAAATACATATTTAAAAGAGCTGCAGACATTGTTCCTGTTCTTCCAAAAGAAGTATTACCTCACCCAAAAGGTGTAAGTGCTGACGACATCATGACAATGGCACAAAATACTGACAGTAGAAGATATAAAAGTATGTTAACCTCATCATTATCAAGAATGTCAAATAAAAGAGTGGACGAAATTTCTGAACTTACAGGAATTGACATGAACAAACGTCCAAAAGACCTCACTTTCCCTGAAGCAGAAGCTATTGTTCAATGCTTCAAGAAAATGAAATTCATGGCACCTCCAACTGATGGACTTATACCAATCGGATCTGAACAAATCGAAAAAGGTATGAAACAAATCCTCAAACCTGAATTTGTAACAACAATTACCAGAAAACCTGTAACCTACCAAGGTGGGGTTTCATTCATTATCGAAGCAGGTCTTGCTTACGGTGGAAAATCCGGTAGAGTTGTAAAAGAACAAAGAAAATCAGAGATTATGAGATTTGCAAATAGAGTTCCATTAACTTTCGATGCAGGAAGTTGTGCTATTACTGAAGCACTTAAAAGTATCGACTGGAAACGTTACGGTCTTAAAGACTTAGATAACACTCCATTAACATTATTTGTAAACATTATTTCAACTCAGGTACCTTACCTCTCAACTGGTAAACAAAGTGTATCCCCAGAACCTGAAATTGTTCATGAAATCAGACAATCTACAATGAAATTAGCTCGTAAACTTCAAAAACACCTTAGAGCTAAAAAAGCAGCAAAAGAAAAAGAAAAACGTTCCAAAGTATTTGAAGATTACATGCCAGTAATTATCGAAGAAGCTGCAAAACTTGGGGAAACTGGAGTCCCAGAATATCAGGAAGTACTTGCAAAAGTTACTAAAAGAGCTCTTGCAGAGTTACTTGGTGAAAAGGTTGAAGAAGAAGTGGAAGAAGAAGAACTTGATGCAATCATCATGGAAGAAGTTGATGAAAGAGGAAATGCTGTTGAAGAAGGAAACAGTAGTTTAGACAACTTCATTGAAGATGATGTTGATGATGGATTTGAAGATTAG
- a CDS encoding PIN domain-containing protein, which yields MQSDLKIAIIPDTNVFTYSKKRINDLSKLPLDEYYKILKTLELNDLTYEVSIFFPEIVLLELLHHLELKLNKKCRDLENFKREFKNFEEITIINNDLDIKKVCENLKNYYFEELNIIPIPSEGNLLFNKVLDMSINKKPPFIEGSSDKGFKDAILFLSLLKFAEDNKYDKYALFSNDNGFSNNIKELQDEFKNYITSFRKHDIYNDLVIIKNKNINSYINTEFKLFTDLKEYIANNFFKILEKKYEDACVISIDFNSYEIDSFEILEDDTDIHQYDNNEFEVEFFLDIWFYCPKEYSHRFSSIFDDYSTKTVNQSESYIFRKENDEWFYDLNSRVYDIDFD from the coding sequence ATGCAATCAGATTTAAAAATTGCAATAATTCCAGACACAAATGTTTTTACCTATAGCAAGAAAAGAATTAATGATTTATCAAAATTACCCTTGGATGAATATTATAAGATTCTAAAAACGTTAGAATTAAATGATTTAACTTATGAAGTAAGTATTTTCTTCCCAGAAATTGTATTATTAGAATTGTTACATCATTTAGAATTAAAATTAAATAAAAAATGTAGAGATTTAGAAAACTTTAAACGGGAGTTTAAGAATTTTGAAGAAATTACTATTATAAATAATGATTTAGATATTAAGAAGGTCTGTGAAAACTTAAAAAATTATTATTTTGAAGAATTAAATATTATTCCAATTCCTAGTGAGGGTAATCTTCTTTTTAATAAAGTCTTAGACATGTCTATTAATAAAAAACCACCATTTATTGAAGGCAGTTCAGATAAAGGTTTTAAAGATGCAATTTTATTTTTATCTTTATTAAAATTTGCTGAAGATAATAAATATGATAAATACGCGCTATTTTCAAATGATAATGGGTTTTCAAACAATATAAAAGAATTACAAGATGAATTTAAAAATTACATTACAAGTTTCCGTAAACATGATATTTATAATGATTTAGTGATTATAAAAAATAAAAATATTAATTCATATATTAACACAGAATTTAAACTTTTCACAGACTTAAAAGAGTATATTGCCAATAATTTTTTCAAAATATTGGAAAAGAAGTATGAAGATGCTTGTGTAATCAGTATAGATTTCAATAGTTATGAAATTGATTCGTTTGAGATACTTGAAGATGATACGGATATTCATCAATATGATAATAATGAATTTGAAGTCGAATTTTTCTTAGATATTTGGTTTTATTGTCCTAAAGAATATTCTCATAGGTTCAGTAGCATATTTGATGATTATAGTACTAAAACTGTTAATCAAAGTGAAAGTTACATATTTCGAAAAGAAAATGATGAATGGTTTTATGATTTAAATTCTCGAGTTTATGATATTGATTTTGATTAA
- a CDS encoding DUF2971 domain-containing protein — MYDIIQNKKDYFPSQIYRYREINPKEPIEDNKHIDALKKGKNYLTNPYYFNDPYDSAFSIDIEQFKNDLVKNIEKQLKKQILKNEFGKHDIDINRISNINEIFDDINIIGFNKAENIIESNIQIFYQALIKKIKFKISCFSEINNSILMWSHYANQHKGFCIEYNASEIEEKIKKEIYPVFYHETFFPLIKTENEINDKKFNSLIKYKYWACEKEWRLILNKDFVYLKPSKIYLGVKFNDRDIDLFKEIAHEQSCKLYKMNMNYTKYKLEPNEIKL, encoded by the coding sequence ATGTATGATATTATACAAAATAAAAAGGATTATTTTCCATCTCAGATTTATAGATATCGTGAAATAAATCCAAAAGAACCAATTGAAGATAACAAGCATATTGATGCTTTAAAAAAAGGTAAAAATTATTTAACTAATCCTTACTATTTCAATGATCCATATGATTCTGCATTTAGTATTGATATTGAACAATTTAAAAATGATTTAGTTAAAAATATCGAAAAGCAACTAAAAAAACAAATACTTAAAAACGAATTTGGAAAACATGACATTGATATTAATCGAATTAGTAATATTAATGAAATTTTTGATGATATTAATATTATAGGTTTCAATAAAGCAGAAAACATTATTGAAAGCAATATTCAAATATTCTATCAAGCACTAATTAAAAAAATCAAATTCAAAATTTCATGTTTTAGTGAAATTAACAACTCTATTTTAATGTGGTCCCATTATGCAAATCAACATAAAGGATTTTGTATTGAGTATAATGCATCCGAAATTGAAGAAAAAATAAAAAAAGAAATTTATCCTGTTTTTTATCATGAAACCTTTTTTCCACTAATTAAAACGGAAAATGAAATAAATGATAAAAAATTTAATTCATTGATAAAATATAAATATTGGGCATGTGAAAAAGAATGGAGATTGATACTAAATAAAGATTTTGTATATTTAAAACCCTCAAAAATATATTTAGGCGTTAAATTTAATGACCGAGATATAGATTTATTTAAAGAAATTGCACACGAACAAAGTTGCAAATTATATAAAATGAATATGAATTACACAAAATATAAATTAGAACCAAATGAGATTAAACTTTAG
- a CDS encoding GNAT family N-acetyltransferase encodes MKICKATKEDLPQILDLQYLAYQSEAEYLNNYNIPPLKQTLDELEEEFENKIILKAISDENKIIGSVRGNLQDNTVYIGKLMVHPDYRNRGLGSKLLLEIENYFPKSRYELFTSTQSAHNIRLYEEVGYVAFDQRKVDDKLTFVYLEKQ; translated from the coding sequence ATGAAAATTTGTAAGGCAACAAAAGAAGACTTACCTCAAATACTTGATTTACAGTATTTAGCATACCAAAGTGAAGCCGAATATTTAAATAACTATAATATTCCTCCACTAAAACAGACATTAGACGAGTTGGAAGAGGAATTTGAAAATAAAATTATTTTAAAAGCCATATCTGATGAAAATAAAATCATCGGATCTGTTCGTGGAAATTTACAAGACAATACCGTCTACATAGGTAAACTAATGGTTCATCCAGATTACAGAAACAGAGGTTTAGGAAGTAAACTTTTATTAGAAATTGAAAATTATTTCCCAAAATCAAGGTATGAACTCTTTACAAGTACTCAAAGTGCACATAATATCAGATTATATGAAGAAGTAGGATATGTTGCATTTGATCAAAGAAAAGTAGATGATAAACTAACCTTTGTTTATCTGGAAAAACAATAA
- a CDS encoding HEPN domain-containing protein: protein MDETKAFFDKSNKKLILAKTAYSMDDYSDAVSLSYYSMFLVAKALLLKKGIKSPKTHTGLIHLFNLHYVKENEFSYEKYKYLASTQAQRETADYDAIDELDERIARKRIKQAEEFIKEGKKFI, encoded by the coding sequence TTGGATGAAACAAAAGCATTTTTTGACAAATCTAACAAAAAATTAATTCTTGCAAAAACAGCATATTCAATGGATGATTATTCGGATGCAGTTAGTTTATCTTATTATTCTATGTTTTTAGTCGCCAAAGCATTGTTACTTAAAAAAGGAATTAAATCCCCAAAAACCCATACTGGTTTAATCCATTTATTTAATTTACATTATGTTAAAGAAAATGAATTTTCCTATGAAAAATATAAATATCTCGCATCTACACAGGCTCAACGTGAAACTGCAGATTATGACGCAATTGATGAACTTGATGAAAGAATTGCTAGAAAAAGGATTAAACAAGCAGAAGAATTTATCAAAGAAGGGAAGAAATTCATCTAA
- a CDS encoding KH domain-containing protein, which translates to MPETDYLKIPQNRVGALIGSNGGVKRSIEKATGTILDIDSDEGTVYITPSDNMEDPLGVWNANHIVKAVARGFNPEVALKLVSDDYYLEVISLPLYIGKSKKALARHKGRIIGKDGKTREIIMEMAEVDMAVYGKTVSFIGEMDNIMVAKEAIEMILKGSRHKSVYGFLEHKKEELKMKEFKDLVGIEDDKIEFKDGIDFDEKTLE; encoded by the coding sequence ATGCCGGAAACAGATTATTTAAAAATACCTCAAAATAGAGTAGGGGCATTAATTGGAAGCAATGGAGGAGTTAAAAGATCCATTGAAAAAGCAACTGGCACTATTTTAGATATTGATAGTGATGAAGGTACTGTTTACATAACACCTAGTGACAATATGGAAGACCCATTAGGAGTTTGGAATGCAAACCATATTGTTAAAGCAGTTGCACGTGGTTTCAATCCGGAAGTTGCATTAAAATTAGTTAGCGACGATTATTATTTGGAAGTAATTAGCCTCCCGTTATATATTGGAAAATCCAAAAAAGCCCTTGCAAGACACAAAGGTAGAATTATTGGAAAAGATGGAAAAACACGTGAAATTATTATGGAAATGGCTGAAGTAGATATGGCAGTTTATGGTAAGACTGTTTCATTTATTGGTGAAATGGACAACATAATGGTTGCTAAAGAAGCTATTGAAATGATTTTAAAAGGATCCAGACACAAATCAGTTTACGGATTCTTAGAACATAAAAAAGAAGAATTAAAAATGAAAGAATTCAAAGACCTTGTTGGAATTGAAGATGATAAAATCGAATTCAAAGACGGCATTGACTTTGATGAAAAAACCTTAGAGTAA
- a CDS encoding VPA1262 family N-terminal domain-containing protein, which translates to MDEYDLLVKKGNIGIYNSCEVTELVIMEQNKIYNLYTICIFQEKNVTPEKHQYDRFCKKINLDDCSIAIFQYELTLVEIKENFEKIINEYKWISNRKGEYSIKDNDLRRLNKQFVPSIEDNRLNHVLRNNFYSGSYILEFFDEKKKFDFLIEDEEHFEKISKKIHKWIPINLFKVRDRLGNFIFQFPVNILNVKTKVASDSWDSLNFNLDWHPLIKDKSPECILEVDSTLDNNHIGTNFEEYDGNDIQEVNAGNVDSLVNIKIWRKNPRLLLYSDSGHYIKSIGLSMSIGTQNKRYFMNDGEMEFISLNSKDFESSVKNLEYYQYIENSMGIKEKELLEKTLSFKQYTPEHGKLEGLSDLRRLIRENGKNGVYLWDPFLSFDEIINTLFYCPFMGVELKALGSVKRDVRRIYFNEYIQDNFKNLSNEINSVQDVCLSENEFSNFINGLKENIDNINEYFQRDEDAEWILEQKNRFANLNSNFEGINLQFRVQIGKGAHDRFLIFPGNSKRHETPKVYSLGTSVNSFGRNYHILQKVSHPQAVIREFNKIWEESKKPENLIWKYPE; encoded by the coding sequence ATGGATGAATATGATTTATTAGTAAAAAAAGGAAACATTGGAATTTATAATAGTTGTGAAGTAACTGAATTAGTTATTATGGAACAAAATAAAATTTATAATTTATATACTATTTGTATTTTCCAAGAAAAAAATGTAACTCCTGAAAAACATCAATATGACAGATTCTGTAAGAAGATAAATCTTGATGATTGTTCCATTGCTATTTTTCAATATGAATTAACATTGGTAGAAATTAAAGAGAATTTTGAAAAAATTATCAATGAATATAAATGGATTTCTAATCGTAAAGGAGAGTATTCTATTAAGGATAATGATTTAAGAAGGCTTAATAAACAATTCGTCCCTTCTATTGAGGATAATAGGTTAAATCATGTTTTGAGAAATAACTTTTATTCTGGTTCATATATTTTGGAATTTTTCGATGAAAAAAAGAAATTTGATTTTCTTATAGAAGATGAAGAACATTTTGAAAAAATATCTAAAAAAATTCACAAATGGATTCCTATAAATCTATTTAAAGTAAGAGACCGGTTAGGAAACTTTATTTTTCAATTTCCAGTTAATATATTAAATGTTAAAACAAAAGTTGCATCAGATTCATGGGATTCTCTAAATTTTAATTTAGATTGGCATCCTTTGATTAAGGATAAATCTCCTGAGTGCATTTTAGAAGTTGATTCAACATTGGATAATAATCATATTGGCACCAATTTTGAAGAATATGATGGGAATGACATTCAAGAAGTGAATGCAGGTAATGTTGATTCATTAGTAAATATAAAAATCTGGAGAAAAAATCCAAGATTATTATTATATTCTGATTCAGGTCATTATATAAAATCAATTGGATTGTCAATGTCAATTGGTACTCAAAATAAAAGATATTTTATGAATGATGGTGAAATGGAATTCATTAGTTTAAATTCAAAAGATTTTGAGTCATCAGTTAAAAATCTAGAGTATTATCAGTATATTGAAAATTCAATGGGCATTAAAGAAAAAGAATTACTTGAAAAAACATTATCGTTTAAACAGTACACTCCAGAACATGGAAAACTTGAAGGATTATCTGATTTAAGAAGATTAATTCGAGAAAATGGTAAGAATGGAGTATATTTATGGGATCCTTTTTTAAGTTTTGATGAAATAATTAATACATTATTTTATTGTCCTTTTATGGGTGTTGAATTAAAAGCTTTAGGTTCCGTGAAAAGAGATGTTAGAAGAATTTATTTCAATGAGTATATTCAAGATAATTTTAAAAACCTTTCAAACGAAATCAATTCGGTTCAAGATGTTTGTTTAAGTGAAAATGAGTTTTCAAATTTTATAAATGGTTTAAAAGAAAATATTGATAATATTAATGAATATTTTCAGCGTGACGAGGATGCCGAATGGATTCTTGAACAAAAAAATCGTTTTGCAAATTTAAATAGTAATTTTGAAGGTATAAATTTGCAATTTAGGGTTCAAATAGGTAAAGGGGCACATGACCGTTTTTTAATATTCCCCGGAAATTCAAAAAGACATGAAACACCAAAAGTCTATTCACTTGGGACATCAGTAAATTCATTCGGACGAAATTATCATATTCTACAAAAAGTTTCACATCCACAAGCAGTTATTCGAGAGTTTAATAAAATTTGGGAAGAATCAAAAAAACCGGAGAATTTAATATGGAAATATCCAGAATAA